One window of the Tachypleus tridentatus isolate NWPU-2018 chromosome 10, ASM421037v1, whole genome shotgun sequence genome contains the following:
- the LOC143228133 gene encoding uncharacterized protein LOC143228133, which translates to MIQITAFLFLFLAAAFPTVTGKRLPQPKRYMNEDIKIGVGKLRKETFDKIDKSAFSGLDKRTFDEIDRGALGGLNKRTFDEIDRGAFGGLDKRTFDEIDRGAFGELDKRTFDEIDRGAFGGLDKRTFDEIDRGAFGGLNKRTFYEIDRAALEGLDKTAFDEIDRAAFGGLDKRTFDEIDRFAFGGLDKRSFSLIDKASFRRFGKGTSDDINSSGLKKPIGLTYSHRLF; encoded by the exons ATGATACAAATAACggcatttttgtttctgtttcttgCAGCTGCCTTTCCGACCGTGACGGGGAAGCGCTTACCCCAG CCTAAAAGGTATATGAATGAAGACATTAAGATAGGGGTCGGAAAGCTCAGAAAGGAAACATTCGACAAAATTGACAAATCCGCTTTCAGTGGACTCGATAAAAGAACTTTTGACGAAATCGACAGAGGTGCTTTGGGAGGACTCAATAAAAGAACCTTCGACGAAATCGACAGAGGTGCTTTTGGAGGACTCGATAAAAGAACCTTCGACGAAATTGACAGAGGTGCGTTTGGAGAACTCGATAAAAGAACCTTCGACGAAATCGACAGAGGTGCTTTTGGAGGACTCGATAAAAGAACCTTTGACGAAATCGACAGAGGTGCTTTTGGAGGATTGAATAAAAGAACCTTCTATGAAATCGACAGAGCTGCTCTTGAAGGACTCGATAAAACAGCCTTCGATGAAATCGACAGAGCTGCTTTTGGAGGACTCGATAAAAGAACCTTCGACGAAATCGACAGATTTGCCTTCGGAGGACTTGACAAACGAAGTTTCTCTCTAATTGACAAAGCTTCTTTCAGAAGATTTGGTAAAGGAACCTCTGACGATATCAATAGTAGTGGTCTCAAAAAACCCATCGGATTAACATACTCTCACAGACTGTTCTGA